One region of Termitidicoccus mucosus genomic DNA includes:
- a CDS encoding kelch repeat-containing protein yields MRFFKKHPFIAPAVCLFAGIRAFSAPVIPPTDADFTWVRAADLPEPAGLKAMYAGLSHGRVILAGGSYFPVPASQGGKKTYARRVFTRPADAPEGAAWEIDAAALPAGLGEGASVTTEHGIVIMGGNGESGPVADVFILKWDGAAGRVVRTPLPPLPGPSANAAAVYRGGKIYIIGGENRGRASRRLMQLDLAAATGGETGAAWRELPSLPGTPRFGAAAAVLRAGAGERLFVFGGRAEAAGRVVETDYLADGFSYDFETGAWSPVAPLPWRALLPAAARTADSEMVVMGGSDGSHLARMTGPDANPAPALPDHMALYDAGTNRWRAAGRMPLGAASVAVADLGGRWLVAGGEPAPGLRARNVYIMKKANQ; encoded by the coding sequence ATGCGTTTTTTCAAAAAACATCCCTTCATCGCACCCGCCGTGTGCCTGTTTGCCGGCATCCGAGCTTTCTCCGCGCCCGTGATCCCGCCAACCGATGCGGATTTCACTTGGGTGCGCGCCGCCGACCTGCCGGAACCGGCCGGGCTGAAGGCCATGTATGCCGGGCTGAGCCACGGCCGCGTCATCCTCGCCGGCGGTTCGTATTTCCCCGTGCCCGCAAGCCAGGGTGGAAAAAAGACGTATGCGCGCCGTGTGTTCACGCGTCCCGCCGACGCACCCGAGGGCGCGGCTTGGGAGATCGACGCGGCGGCGCTGCCCGCCGGCCTCGGCGAGGGCGCGTCGGTCACGACGGAACACGGGATCGTGATCATGGGCGGAAACGGCGAGTCCGGCCCGGTCGCGGACGTGTTTATATTGAAATGGGACGGGGCTGCGGGCCGTGTTGTCCGGACGCCGCTCCCGCCGCTGCCGGGGCCGTCCGCCAACGCCGCCGCCGTTTACCGGGGCGGAAAAATATATATTATCGGAGGGGAAAACCGCGGGCGCGCGTCGCGCCGGCTCATGCAGCTCGACCTTGCCGCCGCGACGGGCGGGGAAACCGGCGCGGCCTGGCGCGAGCTGCCGTCATTGCCGGGCACGCCGCGCTTCGGCGCGGCGGCGGCGGTGCTGCGCGCGGGCGCGGGCGAGCGGCTGTTCGTATTCGGAGGGCGGGCGGAGGCCGCGGGCCGCGTGGTGGAGACGGACTACCTTGCGGACGGTTTTTCCTATGATTTTGAAACCGGCGCGTGGTCGCCTGTCGCGCCGCTGCCCTGGCGCGCGCTGCTGCCCGCGGCGGCGCGCACGGCCGACAGCGAGATGGTCGTGATGGGCGGCTCCGACGGAAGCCACCTCGCGCGGATGACGGGGCCGGATGCGAATCCGGCTCCCGCCCTGCCGGACCACATGGCGCTATACGACGCGGGCACAAACCGATGGCGCGCCGCCGGCAGGATGCCCCTCGGCGCGGCATCCGTGGCGGTGGCGGATCTGGGCGGCCGCTGGCTCGTGGCCGGCGGGGAGCCCGCGCCCGGCCTCCGGGCGCGCAACGTTTATATAATGAAAAAAGCAAATCAATAA
- the sugE gene encoding quaternary ammonium compound efflux SMR transporter SugE, producing the protein MAWLYLFVAGLFEIVWALGMKQSDGFTRLWPSVITFVFMLLSFALLALAMKQLPLGTAYAVWTGIGAAGAAIAGMCFMGEPRDALRILCVALIVGGVIGLKLLAKTNA; encoded by the coding sequence ATGGCCTGGCTTTACCTTTTTGTCGCAGGATTATTCGAAATCGTCTGGGCGCTCGGCATGAAGCAGTCCGACGGGTTTACGCGGCTGTGGCCGAGCGTGATCACGTTCGTGTTCATGCTGCTGAGCTTCGCGCTGCTTGCGCTCGCGATGAAACAACTGCCCCTGGGCACGGCTTACGCGGTGTGGACCGGCATCGGCGCGGCGGGCGCGGCCATCGCGGGCATGTGTTTCATGGGCGAGCCGCGCGACGCCCTCCGCATCCTGTGCGTCGCGCTCATCGTGGGCGGCGTGATCGGCTTGAAATTGCTGGCCAAGACAAATGCCTGA
- a CDS encoding site-2 protease family protein — translation MNLSPGQLTAALISYAIVIVSLSAHEWGHAWTADRLGDDTARRMGRVTLNPLAHIDLIGTVVIPFIAILTGIPIIGWAKPVLINPDNLPRTSQRAWVTIAGPAMNLLLALAGTIVFALVVRAAPDAPWLPGLLSSIIVINISLMVFNLLPVPPLDGSKFLMYWFGMSERAYIAFARYGWLILMVLFNIPQTRGFLGSLIGHALKPFVALLQFLT, via the coding sequence ATGAATCTCTCACCCGGACAACTCACCGCCGCGCTCATCTCCTACGCCATCGTCATCGTGAGCCTCAGCGCGCACGAATGGGGCCACGCGTGGACGGCCGACCGGCTCGGCGACGACACCGCGCGGCGCATGGGACGCGTGACCTTGAACCCGCTCGCGCACATCGACCTCATCGGCACCGTCGTCATCCCATTCATCGCCATTCTCACCGGCATTCCCATCATCGGCTGGGCCAAGCCCGTCCTCATCAACCCGGACAACCTCCCCCGCACCTCGCAACGCGCCTGGGTCACCATCGCGGGCCCGGCGATGAACCTCCTCCTCGCGCTGGCCGGCACCATCGTATTCGCGCTCGTCGTCCGCGCCGCACCGGACGCGCCCTGGCTTCCCGGCCTGCTTTCCAGCATCATCGTCATCAACATCAGCCTGATGGTGTTCAACCTCCTGCCTGTGCCGCCGCTCGACGGCTCGAAATTCCTCATGTATTGGTTCGGCATGAGCGAGCGCGCCTACATCGCGTTCGCGCGCTACGGCTGGCTCATCCTCATGGTGCTTTTCAACATCCCGCAAACCCGCGGCTTTCTCGGTTCGCTCATCGGCCACGCGCTCAAACCCTTCGTCGCCCTCCTGCAATTCCTGACGTGA
- the prmB gene encoding 50S ribosomal protein L3 N(5)-glutamine methyltransferase gives MKKNVRKKHPDADGGVGKDQGSSNTSDKAPPAGPRNAPCAPRARRPAPSAAAPSHTPQSALHLSPALPVSSQLATLRAWLDFAIDAYERAGLALGQIATDAHDEALYLLLHTLGWPLDSEPAALDRPLDPAQRIALRAVLQRRVVERIPAAYITREAWLGDLRFYVDERVLIPRSYFLEIIPGLAAGGLAFATDTAFVPEKVRRVTDVCTGSGCLAILLAKHFPKAAVDAIDLSPGALEVARINVDAHRLARRVALHRSDVFDAVPPARYDVILSNPPYEPSRICDALPEEFRKEPRLALDGGRDGLDIIRKLLRQSAARLAPDGIVLIEVGGLRRAMDRAFAALEPHWLHTEDGSDCVCVIHARRLAAHADSL, from the coding sequence GTGAAAAAAAACGTCCGCAAAAAACACCCCGATGCCGACGGCGGCGTCGGCAAGGATCAAGGGTCAAGTAATACAAGTGACAAGGCCCCGCCCGCCGGGCCGCGCAACGCTCCCTGCGCGCCCCGCGCCCGCCGGCCCGCGCCATCAGCCGCCGCGCCAAGCCACACTCCGCAGTCCGCACTCCACCTTTCCCCCGCGCTCCCCGTCTCCTCGCAACTCGCCACGCTCCGCGCTTGGCTCGACTTTGCCATCGACGCCTACGAGCGCGCCGGGCTCGCCCTCGGCCAGATCGCCACCGACGCCCACGACGAGGCGCTCTACCTCCTGCTCCACACGCTCGGCTGGCCGCTCGACAGCGAACCCGCCGCGCTCGACCGTCCGCTCGACCCCGCGCAACGCATCGCCCTGCGCGCCGTCCTCCAGCGCCGCGTCGTCGAGCGCATCCCCGCCGCCTACATCACGCGCGAGGCCTGGCTCGGCGATCTGCGCTTTTACGTCGATGAGCGCGTGCTCATCCCGCGCTCCTATTTCCTGGAAATCATCCCCGGCCTCGCCGCCGGCGGCCTCGCCTTCGCCACCGACACCGCGTTTGTCCCGGAAAAAGTCCGCCGCGTCACGGATGTCTGCACCGGCTCCGGCTGCCTCGCCATCCTGCTCGCGAAGCACTTCCCCAAGGCCGCCGTCGATGCCATCGACCTGTCGCCCGGCGCGCTCGAAGTCGCGCGGATCAACGTCGATGCGCACCGCCTCGCCCGCCGCGTCGCGCTGCATCGCAGCGACGTGTTCGACGCCGTGCCGCCCGCGCGTTACGATGTGATTCTCAGCAACCCGCCCTACGAGCCCAGCCGCATCTGCGACGCGCTCCCGGAGGAATTTCGCAAGGAGCCGCGCCTCGCGCTCGACGGCGGGCGGGACGGGCTCGACATCATCAGAAAACTCCTGCGCCAGTCCGCCGCGCGCCTTGCGCCGGACGGCATCGTGCTGATCGAGGTCGGCGGTCTGCGCCGCGCGATGGACCGGGCCTTCGCCGCGCTGGAGCCGCATTGGCTCCACACCGAGGACGGCAGCGACTGCGTCTGTGTCATCCACGCCCGCCGCCTGGCCGCCCATGCGGACAGCCTCTGA
- a CDS encoding WecB/TagA/CpsF family glycosyltransferase, protein MPIPTFNVLGVAVHAMNLPVATAAIMDAVKARRKGCVCLAAVHGISEAQRDPDLKRIYNRAMLTATDGMPLVWLAKWRVGGDIGRVYGPDLMLEVFRATQNGEAAHFLCGGAEGVAELLRQKLLGRFPRARIAGTWCPPFRELTDDDERRLAAAVRAARPDIMWVGLGAPKQERFMARHLETLDATLMIGVGAAFDFHAGTLRQAPRWMRRCGLEWFFRLCVEPRRLWRRYLVYNPLFVLRAGCQLLGLKKYPVL, encoded by the coding sequence TTGCCCATTCCCACCTTCAATGTCCTCGGGGTCGCCGTCCACGCAATGAACCTCCCGGTTGCGACCGCCGCCATCATGGACGCGGTGAAGGCGCGGCGCAAGGGCTGCGTCTGCCTCGCCGCCGTGCACGGGATTTCCGAGGCGCAGCGCGACCCGGACCTCAAGCGCATCTACAACCGCGCCATGCTCACCGCCACCGACGGCATGCCGCTGGTCTGGCTCGCGAAGTGGCGCGTGGGCGGCGACATCGGGCGCGTTTACGGCCCGGACCTGATGCTGGAGGTCTTTCGCGCCACGCAAAACGGCGAGGCCGCGCATTTTCTCTGCGGCGGCGCGGAAGGCGTGGCGGAGTTGTTGAGGCAAAAGCTGCTCGGGCGGTTTCCGCGCGCGCGCATTGCCGGCACGTGGTGCCCGCCGTTCCGCGAGCTGACGGATGACGATGAAAGGCGGCTCGCCGCGGCCGTGCGCGCGGCCCGGCCGGACATCATGTGGGTGGGGCTCGGCGCGCCGAAGCAGGAGCGGTTCATGGCGCGCCATCTGGAAACGCTCGACGCCACGCTGATGATCGGCGTGGGCGCGGCGTTTGATTTTCATGCCGGGACGCTCCGGCAGGCCCCGCGCTGGATGCGGCGTTGCGGCTTGGAGTGGTTTTTCCGCCTCTGTGTCGAGCCGCGCCGTCTCTGGCGCCGTTATCTGGTTTATAATCCACTCTTCGTGCTCAGGGCCGGCTGCCAGCTTCTCGGGCTGAAGAAGTATCCGGTCTTGTGA
- the panB gene encoding 3-methyl-2-oxobutanoate hydroxymethyltransferase gives MPKTTTHSIRKLKGRQPIVVVTAYDAPTARYADAAGVDIILVGDSLGNVVLGHEHTVPVTLDDICHHTAAVVRARPAALVAADLPFAEAHYSFDHVLASCQRILQQAGAGAVKIEGGAEIAPVVARLTAAGIPVWGHIGLKPQQVLALGRYKKFGAAAAERDALLADARALEQAGVFALLIELTDSECARAITEAAGVPTIGISAGPHCDGQVLVAHDLLGLTPSEYLPGFVKQFANAGAEYQKGFAAFAEAVRSKKFPE, from the coding sequence ATGCCGAAAACCACCACGCACAGCATTCGCAAACTCAAGGGCCGGCAGCCCATCGTCGTCGTCACGGCTTATGACGCTCCCACGGCGCGCTATGCCGACGCGGCGGGCGTCGATATCATTCTCGTGGGCGATTCCCTGGGCAACGTCGTGCTCGGCCACGAGCACACCGTCCCGGTCACGCTCGACGACATCTGCCATCACACCGCGGCCGTCGTCCGCGCGCGCCCCGCCGCCCTGGTCGCCGCCGACCTGCCCTTTGCCGAGGCGCATTACTCCTTCGACCATGTGCTCGCCTCCTGCCAGCGCATTCTCCAGCAGGCCGGGGCCGGGGCGGTGAAGATCGAGGGCGGCGCGGAAATCGCGCCCGTGGTCGCGCGCCTCACCGCCGCCGGCATTCCCGTGTGGGGCCACATCGGCTTGAAGCCGCAGCAAGTCCTCGCGCTCGGCCGCTACAAAAAATTCGGGGCCGCCGCCGCCGAACGCGACGCGCTCCTCGCCGACGCCCGCGCGCTCGAGCAGGCGGGCGTGTTTGCCCTGCTCATCGAGCTCACCGACTCCGAATGCGCGCGCGCCATCACCGAGGCCGCGGGCGTGCCGACCATCGGCATCAGCGCGGGGCCGCATTGCGACGGGCAGGTGCTGGTCGCGCACGATCTGCTCGGGCTCACCCCGTCCGAGTATCTGCCCGGCTTCGTCAAACAATTTGCAAACGCGGGCGCGGAATACCAGAAGGGGTTTGCGGCTTTTGCCGAGGCCGTGCGCTCGAAAAAATTCCCGGAGTGA
- a CDS encoding DUF1328 domain-containing protein has translation MLRYSLIFLIVAIIAAVLGFGGLAGTAASIAKILFFVFLVIFVISLLIGRRPPTA, from the coding sequence ATGCTGCGTTATTCACTTATCTTCCTGATTGTGGCCATCATTGCGGCGGTGCTGGGATTCGGCGGTTTGGCAGGCACGGCCGCGTCAATCGCGAAAATCCTGTTCTTTGTGTTTCTGGTGATTTTCGTGATTTCGCTGCTCATCGGACGCAGGCCGCCGACCGCCTGA
- a CDS encoding SulP family inorganic anion transporter — translation MPAEKFINRFMPGLASLRHYQKDWLQSDVFAGLSVAAVQVPTAIAYAQLAGLPPEVGLYSCILPMLLYALVGGSRQLQVGPDAATCTLVGAVLMPLAVAGPEQTVALCAVLTLMVGVCSILAGMLRFGFVANFLSRPILVGFLNGIGISIIAGQLAKILGYAAPHSRFFEGLWQTAVRLDEIHWPTLAAGLFALAVTVGVKRLRPRWPAPLLAIVAGAAAAFVLHLDRHGVALTGHIEASLPLPRLPLVDAGSLARLFEGAVSITVVSFCSGMLTARSFANKSGGALNPNHEFMAFGVADIGSALCQGFPISGADSRTAVNDLAGGRSHLVGVVAALAIVCVLLFLTVPLSWVPAPALGAVLVVAGFGLIDLKALRLVRRASRFEFWLSIATTIGVLTIGVLPGIIFAIGLTLLRTLQLLYRPADAVLGWKRGVDGQVDVRTHPDARTVPGVVVYRFDSPLLFFNADYFKERVLKLVDAEKAPAAVLFVAEMVGQTDVTGLEVLRELCAGLRARGVTLALARPHKGFRAALEQSGVINEIGRQNLFTSVRTGMQHFRQLRKQMAAKALAEARETKAENQ, via the coding sequence ATGCCTGCCGAAAAATTCATCAACCGGTTCATGCCAGGGCTGGCCTCGTTGCGGCATTACCAGAAGGACTGGTTGCAAAGCGATGTGTTCGCGGGGCTCTCGGTCGCGGCCGTCCAGGTGCCGACGGCCATCGCCTACGCGCAACTCGCCGGGCTGCCGCCCGAGGTCGGGCTTTATTCGTGCATCCTGCCGATGCTGCTTTACGCGCTCGTGGGCGGGTCGAGGCAGTTGCAGGTCGGGCCGGACGCGGCCACGTGCACCCTGGTCGGCGCGGTGCTGATGCCGCTGGCGGTGGCGGGCCCGGAGCAGACGGTCGCGTTGTGCGCGGTGCTCACCCTCATGGTCGGCGTGTGCTCGATTCTGGCGGGCATGCTGCGGTTCGGCTTTGTGGCCAATTTCCTCTCCCGCCCGATTCTGGTCGGCTTCCTCAACGGCATCGGCATCAGCATCATCGCGGGACAACTGGCAAAAATCCTCGGCTACGCCGCCCCTCACTCCAGATTTTTCGAAGGGCTTTGGCAAACCGCCGTGCGGCTGGACGAGATACACTGGCCGACGCTCGCGGCGGGGCTGTTCGCGCTGGCGGTCACCGTCGGGGTGAAACGGCTGCGCCCGCGCTGGCCCGCGCCGCTGCTCGCGATCGTGGCGGGCGCGGCCGCGGCGTTTGTGCTCCATCTCGACCGGCACGGCGTGGCGCTCACCGGGCACATCGAGGCCAGCCTGCCCCTGCCGCGTCTGCCCCTGGTCGATGCGGGCTCGCTGGCGCGCCTGTTCGAGGGCGCGGTGAGCATCACGGTGGTCAGTTTTTGCAGCGGCATGCTCACGGCGCGGAGTTTCGCCAACAAAAGCGGAGGCGCGCTCAACCCGAACCACGAGTTCATGGCGTTCGGCGTGGCCGACATCGGCTCGGCGCTCTGCCAAGGCTTTCCCATCAGCGGCGCGGACTCGCGCACGGCGGTCAACGACCTCGCGGGCGGCAGGAGCCACCTCGTCGGCGTGGTCGCGGCGCTCGCCATCGTGTGCGTGCTGCTGTTCCTGACCGTGCCGCTGTCCTGGGTGCCGGCGCCGGCGCTGGGCGCGGTGCTCGTGGTGGCGGGATTCGGGCTGATCGACCTGAAGGCGCTGCGGCTGGTGCGGCGCGCGAGCCGGTTTGAGTTCTGGCTCTCGATCGCCACGACCATCGGCGTGCTGACGATCGGCGTGCTGCCGGGCATCATCTTCGCCATCGGCCTCACGCTGCTGCGCACGCTCCAGCTTCTCTACCGCCCGGCGGACGCGGTGCTGGGCTGGAAACGCGGCGTGGACGGCCAGGTGGACGTGCGCACCCATCCCGACGCCCGCACCGTGCCGGGCGTGGTCGTGTATCGCTTCGACTCCCCGCTGCTGTTCTTCAACGCCGACTATTTCAAGGAGCGCGTGCTGAAACTGGTGGACGCGGAAAAAGCGCCCGCCGCCGTGCTCTTTGTCGCGGAGATGGTCGGGCAGACCGACGTGACCGGGCTGGAGGTGCTGCGGGAACTGTGCGCCGGCCTGCGTGCGCGGGGCGTGACGCTCGCGCTGGCGCGCCCGCACAAAGGCTTCCGGGCGGCGCTCGAGCAATCCGGCGTGATCAACGAGATCGGCCGCCAAAACCTGTTCACCTCGGTGCGCACCGGCATGCAGCATTTCCGGCAGTTGCGAAAACAGATGGCCGCGAAAGCCCTGGCCGAGGCGCGCGAAACGAAGGCGGAAAACCAATGA
- a CDS encoding metallophosphoesterase family protein, producing the protein MRTLAIGDIHGSLAALETLASALCIKKDDTLVMLGDYVDRGPDSRGVVEYLLALRGRANLVTLLGNHEIAMMDSRRDRKMLAQWLALFGGEATLASYGVPALGEVPSAHWEFFKSCRAYYETDTDFFVHAGAAPDLPLDRQPADMLFWKRFENPAPHCSGKRMICGHTIQSGGVPRDLGHAVCLDTAAYDGDGWLTCLDTRANRYWQANNRRELREGMLGRG; encoded by the coding sequence ATGAGAACCCTTGCGATTGGCGATATCCACGGCTCGCTTGCCGCCCTGGAGACGCTGGCATCCGCGCTTTGTATCAAAAAAGACGATACACTGGTGATGCTGGGCGACTACGTGGACCGCGGGCCGGATTCGCGCGGGGTGGTCGAGTACCTGCTCGCCCTGCGCGGGCGCGCGAACCTCGTCACGCTGCTCGGCAACCACGAAATCGCGATGATGGATTCCCGGCGGGACCGGAAGATGCTCGCGCAATGGCTCGCGCTTTTCGGCGGCGAGGCGACGCTCGCCTCCTACGGCGTGCCCGCGCTCGGGGAGGTGCCGAGCGCGCATTGGGAATTTTTCAAAAGCTGCCGGGCGTATTATGAGACGGACACGGATTTTTTCGTCCATGCGGGCGCCGCGCCCGACCTGCCGCTCGACCGGCAGCCGGCGGACATGCTTTTTTGGAAACGCTTTGAAAATCCCGCGCCACACTGCTCGGGCAAGCGCATGATTTGCGGCCATACGATCCAGTCCGGCGGGGTGCCGCGCGACCTCGGCCACGCCGTGTGCCTCGACACCGCCGCCTATGACGGCGACGGCTGGCTCACCTGTCTCGACACGCGCGCCAACCGCTACTGGCAGGCCAACAACCGCCGCGAGTTGCGCGAGGGAATGCTCGGACGTGGCTGA
- a CDS encoding acetylxylan esterase, whose product MKKLPALLTAGLAIVASAAFAAPAASPVQPVPAFAQARLATVQVVVAPDHADWTYATGQPAKFTISVLADNNPLAGATVSYKVGPEQMPPAVEKTGVAVPAGGLVVDAGTLKEPGLIRCIVTATVGGKTYRGLATAAFSPEKIQPTQAQPDDFDAFWDAGKAELATVPMEPTRTLLPEYCTSDVNVYHVSFRVIGGDSRYTSRIYGILCEPKAPGSYPAILRVPGAGVRPYVPVSTELASRGVITLNIGIHGIPVDLPAYAYDQMRTGALKAYWAYNLDDKDAYYYRRVYLGCVRANDYLLSLPNHDGKNLLVTGGSQGGQLSLVTAGLDPRVTAVAPVYPAYCDVTGYLHGRAGGWPHMFRPDSKTGTAGFHAQNPAKIATTAYYDAVNFARRIKAPGLYSWGYNDETCPPTSMFAAYNVIKAPKALNLALITGHNTIPEENVAIDEWLLERAGVKK is encoded by the coding sequence ATGAAAAAACTACCCGCCCTCCTCACCGCCGGGCTCGCCATCGTCGCGAGCGCGGCCTTTGCCGCCCCGGCCGCCTCGCCGGTCCAGCCCGTGCCCGCGTTTGCGCAGGCGCGCCTCGCCACCGTGCAAGTCGTCGTCGCGCCCGACCACGCCGACTGGACCTACGCGACCGGCCAGCCCGCGAAATTCACCATCAGCGTGCTCGCCGACAACAACCCGCTCGCCGGCGCGACCGTCTCCTACAAGGTCGGCCCCGAGCAGATGCCCCCCGCCGTCGAGAAAACCGGCGTCGCCGTCCCCGCGGGCGGCCTCGTCGTGGACGCCGGCACGCTGAAGGAGCCCGGCCTGATTCGCTGCATCGTCACCGCCACGGTCGGCGGCAAGACCTACCGCGGCCTCGCCACCGCCGCCTTTTCCCCCGAGAAAATCCAGCCCACGCAGGCCCAGCCGGACGACTTCGACGCGTTCTGGGACGCCGGCAAGGCCGAGCTCGCCACCGTGCCGATGGAGCCCACCCGCACCCTGCTCCCCGAATACTGCACGAGCGACGTGAACGTTTACCACGTCAGCTTCCGCGTCATCGGCGGCGACAGCCGCTACACCAGCCGCATCTACGGCATCCTCTGCGAGCCGAAGGCCCCCGGCAGCTATCCCGCCATCCTCCGCGTGCCCGGCGCCGGCGTGCGCCCCTACGTGCCCGTCAGCACCGAGCTCGCCTCGCGCGGCGTCATCACGCTCAACATCGGCATCCACGGCATCCCCGTCGACCTGCCCGCCTACGCCTACGACCAGATGCGCACCGGCGCGCTCAAAGCCTACTGGGCCTACAACCTCGACGACAAGGACGCCTACTACTACCGCCGCGTTTACCTCGGCTGCGTGCGCGCCAACGACTACCTCCTCTCGCTCCCCAACCACGACGGCAAGAACCTCCTCGTGACCGGCGGCAGCCAGGGCGGCCAGCTCTCCCTCGTCACCGCCGGCCTCGATCCGCGCGTGACCGCGGTCGCGCCCGTGTATCCGGCTTACTGCGACGTGACCGGCTACCTGCACGGCCGCGCGGGCGGCTGGCCGCACATGTTCCGTCCCGATTCGAAAACCGGCACCGCCGGCTTCCACGCGCAAAACCCGGCCAAGATCGCCACCACCGCCTATTACGACGCGGTCAACTTCGCCCGCCGCATCAAGGCCCCCGGCCTTTATTCGTGGGGCTACAACGATGAAACCTGCCCGCCCACCTCGATGTTCGCCGCTTATAATGTCATAAAAGCCCCGAAGGCGCTGAACCTCGCCCTCATCACCGGCCACAACACCATCCCCGAGGAAAACGTCGCCATCGACGAATGGCTCCTGGAGCGGGCCGGGGTGAAAAAGTAA
- a CDS encoding RsmD family RNA methyltransferase, translating into MRITGGIARGIPLAVPKGDAVRPATDGMRQAVFSSIASRVPGAWFLDLCAGSGAYGLEAVSRGAAGGVFVEKNAKAAACLRRNIEAVAQSAAAGSSGSAGIPARDTAPHAIAARLAIAQTDALTWTPAPGAPPPDLVFIDPPYEIIPEFAPRIFAMLAALLAPHPDPVIIFEMPGELTLAAPAGWECAKRLGKGARQPTAAFYKKSAAM; encoded by the coding sequence ATGCGCATCACCGGAGGCATCGCCCGCGGCATTCCGCTCGCGGTTCCCAAGGGTGACGCGGTGCGCCCGGCGACGGACGGGATGCGCCAAGCGGTTTTTTCGAGCATCGCGTCGCGCGTGCCCGGCGCGTGGTTTCTCGATCTTTGCGCGGGCAGCGGCGCCTACGGCCTCGAGGCCGTGAGCCGCGGCGCGGCGGGCGGCGTGTTCGTGGAAAAAAACGCGAAGGCCGCCGCCTGCCTGCGGCGCAACATCGAGGCCGTCGCCCAAAGCGCCGCTGCCGGCTCTTCCGGGAGCGCGGGCATTCCTGCCCGCGACACCGCTCCTCACGCTATCGCCGCCCGCCTCGCCATCGCGCAAACCGACGCGCTCACTTGGACACCCGCGCCCGGCGCGCCGCCGCCCGATCTGGTTTTTATCGATCCTCCCTACGAAATCATCCCGGAATTTGCCCCGCGCATCTTCGCGATGCTGGCCGCGCTCCTCGCGCCGCATCCCGATCCCGTGATCATCTTCGAGATGCCCGGCGAGCTCACCCTCGCCGCGCCCGCCGGCTGGGAATGCGCCAAACGCCTCGGCAAAGGTGCCCGCCAGCCCACTGCGGCGTTTTATAAAAAGAGCGCGGCCATGTAG
- a CDS encoding Gfo/Idh/MocA family protein — protein MKPKLKWGILATGGIAKKFALGVAASRTGVVVAAGSRTEESARRFAGEHRIPRAHGSYEALLADPEVAAVYVATPHPGHLEWVLKAAEAGKHILCEKPLGMSRAEGARMIDAARRHGVFLMEAFMYRCHAQTLKIAELVRDGALGRVGLVQAAFGINRPFDPKSRLWARELGGGGILDVGCYPVSLSRLVAGAAAGKAFLDPVEVTGAGLAHPETGVDVYTAATLRFETGMIAQVSAGIGLQQDNSARIYGTKGWLHVPWPWKPTRNGDADARIWLHREGAAAPEEIVLPFAGDEYALEADVVAEAIAAGRVEAAPMSWADTLGNLDTLDRWRSAAGVAY, from the coding sequence ATGAAACCAAAACTGAAATGGGGCATTCTCGCGACGGGCGGCATCGCCAAAAAATTCGCCTTGGGCGTGGCGGCGTCGCGCACGGGCGTGGTGGTGGCGGCCGGGAGCCGGACGGAGGAATCGGCGCGGCGCTTCGCGGGCGAGCACCGCATCCCGCGCGCGCATGGCAGCTACGAGGCGCTGCTGGCCGACCCGGAGGTGGCCGCGGTGTATGTCGCCACGCCGCACCCGGGGCATCTCGAATGGGTGCTGAAGGCGGCGGAGGCGGGCAAGCACATCCTCTGCGAAAAACCGCTCGGCATGAGCCGCGCGGAGGGCGCGCGGATGATCGACGCGGCGCGGCGGCACGGCGTGTTCCTGATGGAGGCGTTCATGTATCGCTGCCACGCGCAGACCTTGAAGATCGCGGAACTGGTGCGCGACGGCGCGCTGGGCCGCGTGGGGCTGGTGCAGGCGGCGTTCGGCATCAACCGGCCCTTCGATCCGAAGTCGCGCCTGTGGGCGCGGGAGCTGGGCGGCGGCGGCATCCTCGACGTGGGCTGCTACCCGGTGTCGTTGTCGCGCCTCGTCGCGGGCGCGGCGGCGGGAAAGGCGTTTCTCGACCCGGTGGAGGTGACGGGCGCGGGGCTGGCGCACCCGGAGACAGGCGTGGATGTTTACACGGCGGCGACGCTGCGGTTCGAGACCGGGATGATCGCGCAGGTGTCGGCCGGAATCGGCCTGCAACAGGACAACAGCGCGCGCATCTACGGCACAAAAGGCTGGCTGCATGTGCCGTGGCCGTGGAAGCCGACGCGCAACGGCGACGCCGACGCGCGCATCTGGCTGCACCGCGAGGGCGCGGCGGCGCCGGAGGAGATCGTGCTGCCCTTTGCCGGCGACGAATACGCGCTGGAGGCCGACGTGGTGGCGGAGGCGATCGCCGCCGGCCGCGTGGAGGCCGCGCCGATGAGCTGGGCCGACACGCTCGGCAACCTCGACACGCTCGACCGCTGGCGAAGCGCGGCCGGGGTGGCGTATTGA